The following proteins are encoded in a genomic region of Gossypium hirsutum isolate 1008001.06 chromosome D05, Gossypium_hirsutum_v2.1, whole genome shotgun sequence:
- the LOC107914124 gene encoding serine carboxypeptidase-like 42 isoform X1 → MCQDKGYFEMGRWNRFGGVFFSIALAAVAVGVGVKGYPAEDMVVKLPGQPPVGFKQYAGYVDVDVKAGRSLFYYFVEADKNPEKQPLTLWLNGGPGCSSVGGGAFTELGPFYPRGDGRSLRINSMSWNKASNLLFVESPVGVGWSYSNTSSDYIRGDASTAKDMYIFMMKWYEKFPEFKSRELFLTGESYAGHYIPQLAEVLLDHNARSKGFKFNIKGVAIGNPLLRLDRDVPATYEFFWSHGMISDEVGLTIMNECDFDDYVFESPHNVSRPCSQAIVEANRIVGNYVNNYDVLLDICYPSLVEQELRLRKMATKISIGIDVCMSFERRFYLNLPEVQMALHANRTKLPYDWSMCSGRLSYSDSDGNINILPILKKIILNGIPVWIFSGDQDSVVPLLGSRTLVRELAHDLKFKITVPYGAWFHKQQVGGWVTEYGNLLTFATVRGAAHMVPYSQPSRALHLFSSFVHGRRLPNNIHPPIQE, encoded by the exons ATGTGTCAAGATAAAGGGTATTTTGAGATGGGTAGGTGGAACAGGTTTGGTGGGGTTTTTTTTAGCATTGCATTGGCGGCGGTGGCGGTGGGAGTGGGGGTGAAAGGGTATCCAGCGGAGGATATGGTAGTGAAATTACCTGGTCAGCCGCCAGTTGGGTTTAAGCAGTATGCTGGGTATGTTGATGTAGATGTAAAGGCTGGGAGGAGCTTGTTTTATTACTTCGTTGAAGCTGATAAGAACCCTGAGAAGCAGCCCCTCACTCTCTGGCTCAATGGAG GGCCAGGGTGTTCCTCCGTGGGAGGGGGTGCTTTTACAGAATTGGGTCCATTTTATCCTAGAGGTGACGGCCGAAGCCTTCGAATAAATTCAATGTCATGGAACAAAG CATCAAATCTCCTGTTTGTTGAGTCCCCTGTTGGTGTAGGCTGGTCTTACTCAAATACATCTTCAGATTATATCCGTGGGGATGCTTCCACTG CCAAGGATATGTATATTTTCATGATGAAATGGTATGAGAAGTTCCCAGAATTCAAGTCCAGAGAACTGTTTCTTACTGGAGAAAGCTATGCAG GACATTACATACCACAGTTGGCTGAAGTTCTACTGGATCATAATGCACGATCAAAGGGTTTTAAGTTTAACATCAAAGGAGTTGCT ATTGGGAATCCTCTTCTACGACTTGATCGGGATGTTCCTGCAACATATGAATTCTTCTGGTCACATGGGATGATTTCTGATGAAGTTGGCCTTACCATCATGAATGAATGTGATTTCGATGACTATGTCTTTGAGAGTCCTCATAATGTATCCCGCCCCTGCTCCCAGGCCATAGTTGAAGCAAATAGAATCGTTGGTAATTATGTGAACAATTATGATGTTCTCCTAGATATTTGTTATCCATCTCTCGTCGAACAAGAATTGAGATTGCGGAAAATG GCAACGAAGATAAGTATTGGTATTGATGTGTGTATGAGCTTTGAAAGGCGTTTCTACTTAAACCTACCTGAGGTTCAGATGGCACTTCATGCTAATCGCACCAAATTACCTTATGATTGGAGTATGTGCAGTGG TCGTTTAAGCTACAGTGACAGTGATGGTAACATAAACATCCTTCCTATTCTCAAAAAAATTATCCTGAATGGCATTCCTGTCTGGATATTCAG TGGGGATCAAGACTCGGTAGTGCCATTGCTTGGCTCGAGGACACTGGTTCGTGAACTAGCTCATGACTTGAAGTTCAAGATTACAGTCCCATATGGAGCTTGGTTTCACAAACAGCAG GTTGGAGGATGGGTGACTGAATACGGAAATTTGTTGACCTTTGCCACTGTGAGGGGGGCTGCACATATGGTACCATATTCACAACCATCAAGAGCCTTGCATTTGTTCAGTTCATTCGTCCATGGCCGGAGACTGCCGAACAATATACATCCTCCCATTCAAGAATGA
- the LOC107914124 gene encoding serine carboxypeptidase-like 42 isoform X2 has product MCQDKGYFEMGRWNRFGGVFFSIALAAVAVGVGVKGYPAEDMVVKLPGQPPVGFKQYAGYVDVDVKAGRSLFYYFVEADKNPEKQPLTLWLNGGPGCSSVGGGAFTELGPFYPRASNLLFVESPVGVGWSYSNTSSDYIRGDASTAKDMYIFMMKWYEKFPEFKSRELFLTGESYAGHYIPQLAEVLLDHNARSKGFKFNIKGVAIGNPLLRLDRDVPATYEFFWSHGMISDEVGLTIMNECDFDDYVFESPHNVSRPCSQAIVEANRIVGNYVNNYDVLLDICYPSLVEQELRLRKMATKISIGIDVCMSFERRFYLNLPEVQMALHANRTKLPYDWSMCSGRLSYSDSDGNINILPILKKIILNGIPVWIFSGDQDSVVPLLGSRTLVRELAHDLKFKITVPYGAWFHKQQVGGWVTEYGNLLTFATVRGAAHMVPYSQPSRALHLFSSFVHGRRLPNNIHPPIQE; this is encoded by the exons ATGTGTCAAGATAAAGGGTATTTTGAGATGGGTAGGTGGAACAGGTTTGGTGGGGTTTTTTTTAGCATTGCATTGGCGGCGGTGGCGGTGGGAGTGGGGGTGAAAGGGTATCCAGCGGAGGATATGGTAGTGAAATTACCTGGTCAGCCGCCAGTTGGGTTTAAGCAGTATGCTGGGTATGTTGATGTAGATGTAAAGGCTGGGAGGAGCTTGTTTTATTACTTCGTTGAAGCTGATAAGAACCCTGAGAAGCAGCCCCTCACTCTCTGGCTCAATGGAG GGCCAGGGTGTTCCTCCGTGGGAGGGGGTGCTTTTACAGAATTGGGTCCATTTTATCCTAGAG CATCAAATCTCCTGTTTGTTGAGTCCCCTGTTGGTGTAGGCTGGTCTTACTCAAATACATCTTCAGATTATATCCGTGGGGATGCTTCCACTG CCAAGGATATGTATATTTTCATGATGAAATGGTATGAGAAGTTCCCAGAATTCAAGTCCAGAGAACTGTTTCTTACTGGAGAAAGCTATGCAG GACATTACATACCACAGTTGGCTGAAGTTCTACTGGATCATAATGCACGATCAAAGGGTTTTAAGTTTAACATCAAAGGAGTTGCT ATTGGGAATCCTCTTCTACGACTTGATCGGGATGTTCCTGCAACATATGAATTCTTCTGGTCACATGGGATGATTTCTGATGAAGTTGGCCTTACCATCATGAATGAATGTGATTTCGATGACTATGTCTTTGAGAGTCCTCATAATGTATCCCGCCCCTGCTCCCAGGCCATAGTTGAAGCAAATAGAATCGTTGGTAATTATGTGAACAATTATGATGTTCTCCTAGATATTTGTTATCCATCTCTCGTCGAACAAGAATTGAGATTGCGGAAAATG GCAACGAAGATAAGTATTGGTATTGATGTGTGTATGAGCTTTGAAAGGCGTTTCTACTTAAACCTACCTGAGGTTCAGATGGCACTTCATGCTAATCGCACCAAATTACCTTATGATTGGAGTATGTGCAGTGG TCGTTTAAGCTACAGTGACAGTGATGGTAACATAAACATCCTTCCTATTCTCAAAAAAATTATCCTGAATGGCATTCCTGTCTGGATATTCAG TGGGGATCAAGACTCGGTAGTGCCATTGCTTGGCTCGAGGACACTGGTTCGTGAACTAGCTCATGACTTGAAGTTCAAGATTACAGTCCCATATGGAGCTTGGTTTCACAAACAGCAG GTTGGAGGATGGGTGACTGAATACGGAAATTTGTTGACCTTTGCCACTGTGAGGGGGGCTGCACATATGGTACCATATTCACAACCATCAAGAGCCTTGCATTTGTTCAGTTCATTCGTCCATGGCCGGAGACTGCCGAACAATATACATCCTCCCATTCAAGAATGA